Genomic segment of Streptomyces zhihengii:
GAGCGCGCAGACCTCCTCCAGCGGCAGATCGGCCCACTGACCGGTGAACAGTGTGAACGGGCGTGGCATCGGACCTCCTTCTCAGACCTGTGCCCGGGCCGGCACCGGTTCGAGCACCGGTACGGGCGTGTAGACGGCGTTCTTCCCCGCGCTCTCCTCCACCGCGGCGAGCACCCGCTGGACCTGGAGCCCGTCCGCGAAGGACGGCACGGGCTGGGTCCCGGCGGCGATGGCCACCACGAGGTCGCGCGCCTGGTGGGCGAAGGTGTGCTCGTAGCCGAGCGCGTGGCCCGGCGGCCACCACGCCTCCAGGTACGGGTGATCGGCCTCGGTGACCAGGATCCGGCGGAAGCCGGCGGTCACCGCGGGTTCGGCGTGGTCGTGGAAGAGCAGCTCGTTGAGGCGCTCCAGGTCGAAGGCGATCGAGCCGCGCTCCCCGTTGATCTCCAGCCGCAGCGCGTTCTTGCGGCCGGGGGCCATCCGGCTGGCCTCGAAGACGGCGAGCGCGCCGGAGGCGAGCCGGCCGGTGAAGACGGCGGCGTCGTCGACGGTGACGGGCCCGCGGTCGCTGCCGCCCGAGGCGCTCAGCCCCGCCGACGCGCCCGCGAGCAGCGGCCGTTCCCGGACGAACGTCTCCAGCTGCGCGGAGACCCCGACCAGCGGCTCCCCCGCCAGAAACTGCGCGAGGTCCACGATGTGCGCGCCGAGGTCGCCCAGCGCACCGGAGCCCGCGTGCTCCCGCTCCAGCCGCCAGGTCAGCGGGAAGTCGGGGTCGACGAGCCAGTCCTGGAGGTAGGTCACCCGCACATGCCGCAGCGCGCCGACGCGGCCCTCGGCGATCAGCCGCCGGGCGTAGGAGATGGCGGGCACGCGCCGGTAGTTGAAGCCGACCATGGCGAGCTGGCCGCGTTCGCGGGCCCGCTCGGCCGCGGCCGCCATGGCCTCGGCCTCGGCGACCGAGTTGGCGAGCGGCTTCTCGCACAGGACGTGCTTGCCCGCGTCGAGTGCCGCGACGGCGATCTCGGCGTGGCTGTCGCCCGGTGTGCAGATGTCGACGAGCTGCACATCGTCGCGGGCCACCAGGGCGCGCCAGTCGGTCTCCGCCGCGGCCCAGCCGTGCTTGTCGGCCGCCGCGCGCACGGCGGCGGCGTCGCGGCCGGCCACGGCGGCGAGCACCGGCCGCAGCGGCAGGTCGAACACCCGTGCCGCGGTGCGCCACCCCTGTGAATGCGCGGCGCCCATGAACGCATAGCCGATCATGCCCACGCCCAGCGGCGGGGGCGCCGCGTCGCTGTCCGTCCGTTCCATTCGGTTCCTCCTCGTCGGTGTGCACGGTGGCGGCCGGGCCCGGTCCCGGGCGGGCCCCGCGGCCGCTGCGCCGCGGGGCCCCGCCCGTACGGGCCTTCGCCGACCGTCAGTTGAAGCCGGTGGGCAGGTACTCGTCGACGTTGTCCTTGGTGACGACGGCGGAGTACAGGGTCAGGGAGGCCGGGATCTCCAGCTCCGCCATCCCGCTGACGCCCTTGCCCTGGCCGAGTGCGCGGGCCAGGTCGATGGCGGAGGCGGCCATGGTCGGCGGGTAGAGGACGGTGGCCTTGAGGACGCTGTCACCGGCCTTGATCGCGTCCATGGCGGACTTGGCGCCCGCGCCGCCGACCATCAGGAAGTCGTCGCGGCCCGCCTGGGCGATGGCGCGCAGCGCGCCGACGCCCTGGTCGTCGTCGTGGTTCCACAGCGCGTCGAACTGGGACTGCGCCTGGAGGAGCTGGGCCATCTTGGCCTGGCCGGACTCGACGGTGAAGTCGGCGGCCTGGCGGGCGACCTTGCGGATGTTGGGGAAGTTCTTCAGCGCGTCGTCGAAGCCCTGGGTGCGCTGCTTGGTGAGCTCCAGGTTGTCCAGGCCGGCCAGCTCGATGACCTTGGCGTCCGGCTTGTCCTTGAGCTGCTCGCCGATGTAGTTGCCGGCGTTGAGGCCCATGCCGTAGTTGTCGCCGCCGATCCAGCAGCGGTACGCCTGCGGGCTGGCGAAGATGCGGTCCAGGTTGACGACGGGGATGCCCGCCTTCATGGCCTGGAGTCCGACCTGGGTGAGCGCCTTGCCGTCGGCGGGCAGGATCACCAGGACGTCGACCTTCTTGTTGATGAGGGTCTGCACCTGGCCGATCTGGGCCGCCGTGTCGTTGGAGCCCTCGGTGATCTCCAGGGTGACGTCGGAGTACTTCTCCGCACGGGACTTGGCGTTCTGGTTGATGGCGTTCAGCCAGCCGTGGTCGGCCTGGGGGCCGGCGAAGCCGATGGTGACGGCCTTGCCGGGCTTGTCGTCGGCGACGGGGGCGTTGTCGGCCGCCGCGTCGTCGCTCTTCTTCGGCTCGTTGCTGGTGCAGGCGGTGAGCAGGGCTCCGGCGGAGACCGCTGCGGTTCCGAAGAGCAGACCTCTGCGGCTGGGTGCGGGGATCTGTGGCATGGCGGGATCAACCCCTGTCGAAGGAGGGAATGGGTGCTGGACGTGCTGGACGTGCTGGACGTGCTGGGGGGCCGGGATGCGCCGCCGGTCAGTCGGCGCCGCGCAGGGTGCGGTGCTGGACCAGGACGGCGGCGACGATGATCGCGCCCTTGGCGATCTGCTGGACGGCGCTCTCCAGGTTGTTCAGGGCGAAGATGTTGGTGATGGTCGTGAAGACCAGCACACCGAGGACGGAGCCGACGATGGTGCCGCGTCCGCCGCTGAGCAGCGTCCCGCCGATGATGGCGGCGGCGATGGCGTCGAGTTCGTAGAGGTTGCCGTTGGTGTTCTGGCCGGAGCCGGCCAGCACGATCAGCATGAACGCGGCGATGCCGCAGCACAGTCCGGACAGCAGGTAGAGGTACAGGCGCTGGCGCCGTACGTCGATGCCGGCGAGGCGGGCCGCCTCCGCGTTGCCGCCGACGGCCACCGTGCGGCGTCCGAAGGTGGTGCGGTTGAGGATCAGCCAGCCCACCAGGGTGACCGCGGCGAAGACCAGGACCAGCGGCGGGATGCCGAGGATGTAGGCGTCCCGGATGCCGAGGTCGAGGACCGAGTCCACGGTGACCATCTGGGTCTTGCCGTCGGTGATCTGGAGGGCCAGGCCGCGGGCGGAGGCAAGCATCGCGAGCGTGGCGATGAAGGGCACCATCCCGCCGTAGGCGATCAGCAGCCCGTTGACCAGCCCGCAGCCGAGGCCGACGACCACGGCCGTGAACAGGATGCCGGCGAAGCCGAACTCCTGGGTCGCCAGGGTGGTGGCCCAGACCGAGGCCAGGGCGACGATCGCGCCGACCGACAGGTCGATGCCGCCGCTGGTGATGACGAAGGTCATGCCGACGGTCACGACGCCGATGACGGACGCCTGCGTCAGCACGAGCTGGAGGTTGCTCGTCGCCAGGAACTCGTCGGGCTTGGTGAAGCCGCCGACGGCGATGAGCACGGCGAGCACGCCGAGCAGGGAGAGGTTGCGCACGTCCAGGCGGAAGCCCAGCGGCCTCAGGGCCGTGCTTCTGTCCGGTGCGGACTTCGCGGGTGCGGCCGGCGCGTCCTGCTGCGCCGGGGAGGCTGGCTGCGTCATGCCGTCGGGCTTCCTTCCATCACAAGGTCGAGTACGCGGTGTTCGTCGAGCTCCCGGGCGTCCGCGGTGTGCACGACGCTGCCTTCGCGCAGCACCAGCACACGGTCGGCGAGCCCCAGCACCTCGGGCACCTCGCTGGAGACGAGGAGGACCGCGAGGCCGTCGTCGGCCAGCCGCCGGATCACGGCGTACAGCTCGGCGCGGGCGCCGACGTCGACGCCGCGGGTCGGCTCGTCGAGGAGCAGCACCTTGCAGCCGCGCAGCAGCCAGCGGGCGAGCACCGCCTTCTGCTGGTTGCCGCCCGAGAGGGTGCGGATCCTGGCGTCGGGGTTGTCGGGCCGCAGCGACAGTTCGCGGGTGGCCCGCCGGGCGGCCTCGCGCTCCTTGCCGTGGTCGAGCCAGCCGCCGCGGGAGAAGCGGGAGAGGGTGGAGACGGAGACGTTGCGGGTGACCGACT
This window contains:
- a CDS encoding Gfo/Idh/MocA family protein is translated as MERTDSDAAPPPLGVGMIGYAFMGAAHSQGWRTAARVFDLPLRPVLAAVAGRDAAAVRAAADKHGWAAAETDWRALVARDDVQLVDICTPGDSHAEIAVAALDAGKHVLCEKPLANSVAEAEAMAAAAERARERGQLAMVGFNYRRVPAISYARRLIAEGRVGALRHVRVTYLQDWLVDPDFPLTWRLEREHAGSGALGDLGAHIVDLAQFLAGEPLVGVSAQLETFVRERPLLAGASAGLSASGGSDRGPVTVDDAAVFTGRLASGALAVFEASRMAPGRKNALRLEINGERGSIAFDLERLNELLFHDHAEPAVTAGFRRILVTEADHPYLEAWWPPGHALGYEHTFAHQARDLVVAIAAGTQPVPSFADGLQVQRVLAAVEESAGKNAVYTPVPVLEPVPARAQV
- a CDS encoding substrate-binding domain-containing protein, which gives rise to MPQIPAPSRRGLLFGTAAVSAGALLTACTSNEPKKSDDAAADNAPVADDKPGKAVTIGFAGPQADHGWLNAINQNAKSRAEKYSDVTLEITEGSNDTAAQIGQVQTLINKKVDVLVILPADGKALTQVGLQAMKAGIPVVNLDRIFASPQAYRCWIGGDNYGMGLNAGNYIGEQLKDKPDAKVIELAGLDNLELTKQRTQGFDDALKNFPNIRKVARQAADFTVESGQAKMAQLLQAQSQFDALWNHDDDQGVGALRAIAQAGRDDFLMVGGAGAKSAMDAIKAGDSVLKATVLYPPTMAASAIDLARALGQGKGVSGMAELEIPASLTLYSAVVTKDNVDEYLPTGFN
- a CDS encoding ABC transporter permease; translation: MTQPASPAQQDAPAAPAKSAPDRSTALRPLGFRLDVRNLSLLGVLAVLIAVGGFTKPDEFLATSNLQLVLTQASVIGVVTVGMTFVITSGGIDLSVGAIVALASVWATTLATQEFGFAGILFTAVVVGLGCGLVNGLLIAYGGMVPFIATLAMLASARGLALQITDGKTQMVTVDSVLDLGIRDAYILGIPPLVLVFAAVTLVGWLILNRTTFGRRTVAVGGNAEAARLAGIDVRRQRLYLYLLSGLCCGIAAFMLIVLAGSGQNTNGNLYELDAIAAAIIGGTLLSGGRGTIVGSVLGVLVFTTITNIFALNNLESAVQQIAKGAIIVAAVLVQHRTLRGAD